In Halopseudomonas xinjiangensis, a single genomic region encodes these proteins:
- a CDS encoding zinc-dependent alcohol dehydrogenase: MKAVVFHDVGDIRLDDVPEPTLRSPTDAIIRVTASAICGTDLHFVRGTVGGMKAGTILGHEGVGIVEELGSDVRNLQVGDRVVVPSTIACGNCSYCRAGYYAQCDTANPNGKTAGTAFYGGPTFTGPFDGLQAEKARIPHANIGLVKLPDEISDDQAILLSDIFPTGYFGAESAEITPGDSVAVFGCGPVGQFAIASAKLMGASRIFAIDRFPDRLDMARRQGAETINFDDENPVDAIKRLTGEIGVDRAIDAVGVDAECPHGHGHDQKQSAGQPWQPGDAPAQALEWAVEALAKAGTLSIIGVYSGESKTFPIGAAMNKNLTINMGNCHHRKYIPKLIELVVSGRIDPTKVLTQVKPMSDVIQAFEAFDRRDSGWIKVELKPGAGVQDKESEASRKANTELDEAIDESFPASDPPAMTRPKS, translated from the coding sequence ATGAAGGCAGTCGTATTCCATGATGTAGGGGATATCCGCCTGGACGACGTCCCGGAGCCCACCCTGCGATCCCCCACCGACGCGATCATCCGCGTGACAGCAAGCGCCATTTGCGGCACGGACCTGCACTTCGTGAGGGGGACCGTCGGAGGTATGAAAGCCGGGACCATCCTGGGTCATGAAGGTGTCGGCATTGTGGAAGAGCTCGGCTCGGATGTACGTAACCTGCAGGTCGGTGATCGCGTGGTCGTCCCTTCGACGATCGCCTGCGGCAACTGCTCCTACTGCCGCGCCGGCTACTACGCTCAATGCGACACTGCCAATCCAAACGGCAAGACGGCGGGCACTGCGTTTTACGGCGGCCCTACCTTCACCGGTCCGTTCGATGGCTTGCAGGCGGAAAAAGCACGTATCCCGCACGCCAACATCGGTCTGGTAAAGCTGCCTGATGAGATCAGCGACGATCAGGCCATCCTGCTCTCCGACATTTTCCCCACCGGTTACTTCGGCGCCGAATCAGCTGAGATCACACCCGGCGACAGCGTAGCCGTGTTCGGTTGCGGCCCGGTAGGCCAGTTCGCGATCGCCAGCGCCAAACTGATGGGTGCCTCACGCATCTTCGCCATCGACCGTTTCCCTGATCGACTGGACATGGCTCGCCGTCAGGGCGCGGAAACCATCAATTTCGACGATGAGAATCCGGTCGATGCGATCAAGCGGTTGACCGGCGAGATCGGTGTGGATCGCGCGATCGATGCGGTAGGCGTCGATGCAGAATGCCCGCATGGCCACGGTCATGATCAGAAGCAATCAGCCGGCCAGCCCTGGCAGCCAGGCGATGCGCCGGCACAGGCGCTGGAGTGGGCGGTGGAGGCTCTGGCGAAGGCCGGCACGCTGTCGATCATCGGCGTCTACTCCGGGGAGTCCAAGACCTTTCCGATCGGTGCGGCGATGAACAAGAACCTGACCATCAACATGGGTAACTGCCACCATCGCAAATACATTCCGAAGCTGATCGAGCTGGTCGTCAGTGGCCGGATAGATCCGACCAAGGTGCTTACCCAGGTCAAGCCGATGAGTGACGTCATTCAGGCGTTCGAAGCCTTCGACCGTCGCGACAGCGGCTGGATCAAGGTCGAACTCAAGCCAGGGGCCGGCGTGCAGGACAAGGAATCCGAGGCTTCGCGGAAGGCCAACACCGAGCTCGACGAGGCCATCGACGAATCCTTCCCGGCCAGCGATCCGCCAGCCATGACGCGGCCGAAGAGCTGA
- a CDS encoding PIG-L deacetylase family protein translates to MKFEDFGRSGAPLHAWKSSSRLASLPAVSCDELVPPHARAVVLAPHPDDEILGSGGILQLLARRKRSLMLISVTNGSASHPDSTHWTSERLGIIRPQESAEALRRLGLYMNGLQWIHGGFPDNRVGDQLVDLKRFLRTYLRPTDVIFTPWRDDGHADHEAVADAALAVGREIGAAVYEVPIWAWNWASPEDPRIPWARAHKIHLDRWTQARKRHAIQAFASQLTPDPVNGRAPPLNPATLERLQQAFEVVFL, encoded by the coding sequence ATGAAGTTCGAAGATTTCGGCCGCAGCGGGGCACCTTTGCACGCCTGGAAAAGCTCGAGCCGCCTGGCATCGCTGCCTGCGGTGAGCTGTGACGAGCTGGTCCCCCCGCATGCCCGTGCAGTAGTTCTGGCTCCACACCCGGATGATGAAATACTCGGCAGCGGCGGCATTCTGCAGCTGCTCGCCCGGCGTAAACGCAGCTTGATGCTCATCTCCGTCACCAACGGCAGCGCCAGCCATCCTGATTCGACCCACTGGACCAGCGAACGGCTCGGAATCATACGTCCCCAGGAAAGCGCCGAGGCCTTGCGTCGCCTTGGGCTGTACATGAACGGTCTGCAATGGATTCATGGCGGTTTCCCTGATAACAGGGTCGGCGATCAGTTGGTCGACCTCAAGCGCTTCCTGCGCACCTACCTGCGCCCGACCGATGTGATATTCACACCCTGGCGTGATGATGGTCATGCGGATCACGAGGCGGTGGCTGACGCGGCACTGGCGGTTGGCCGGGAAATCGGCGCTGCGGTGTATGAAGTGCCCATCTGGGCCTGGAACTGGGCGAGCCCGGAGGATCCACGGATTCCCTGGGCCCGCGCTCATAAGATACATCTGGATCGCTGGACCCAGGCGCGCAAGCGTCACGCCATCCAGGCGTTTGCCAGCCAGCTGACGCCCGACCCGGTCAACGGCCGGGCTCCGCCATTGAATCCTGCGACGCTGGAACGGCTCCAGCAGGCCTTCGAGGTGGTTTTCCTCTAG
- a CDS encoding DUF72 domain-containing protein — MPDVRIGISGWRYTPWRGDFYPDGLVQRRELEFASRAVNSIEINGSFYSLQTPERYVRWAADTPEGFVFSIKGPRFITHTRRLRDIHEPLANFFASGFLGMREKLGPILWQFPANFRYDRALFDDFLGRLPRDTDQAVKLARDCADRLKKPGYLDADKGQRLRHAVEVRSETFVTEDFVALLRKHNVALVVADTAGKWPYAEDLTADFLYIRLHGDKELYTSGYSNEALERWKKRIQTWTRGRQVADARLIGPREDTPRKERDVFCYFDNDVKVRAPYDARQLLGKLGLDKDLQATPGVLFDEEA, encoded by the coding sequence ATGCCCGATGTGCGAATCGGTATTTCCGGCTGGCGCTACACACCATGGCGCGGCGACTTTTATCCCGACGGCCTGGTGCAGCGGCGCGAGCTGGAGTTCGCCTCGCGGGCAGTGAACAGCATCGAGATCAATGGCTCGTTCTACTCGCTGCAGACGCCGGAGCGTTACGTGCGCTGGGCGGCCGACACGCCCGAAGGCTTCGTCTTCAGCATCAAGGGCCCGCGCTTCATCACGCACACCCGTCGGCTCAGGGATATCCATGAGCCGCTGGCGAATTTCTTTGCCTCGGGCTTTCTCGGGATGCGCGAGAAGCTGGGACCGATCCTCTGGCAGTTTCCGGCCAATTTTCGCTATGACCGAGCTCTGTTCGATGACTTCCTCGGACGGCTTCCGCGTGATACCGACCAGGCGGTGAAACTTGCGCGGGATTGCGCGGACCGCCTGAAGAAGCCCGGCTATCTCGATGCCGACAAGGGCCAGAGGCTGCGCCATGCCGTTGAGGTACGCAGCGAAACCTTCGTCACCGAAGACTTCGTGGCGCTGCTGCGCAAGCACAACGTAGCACTTGTGGTGGCCGACACGGCGGGCAAGTGGCCCTATGCCGAAGACCTCACCGCTGATTTCCTCTACATCCGCCTGCATGGGGACAAGGAGCTGTACACCAGTGGCTACAGCAATGAAGCCCTGGAACGCTGGAAAAAGCGCATTCAGACCTGGACCCGCGGACGTCAGGTCGCTGACGCCCGACTGATCGGTCCGCGAGAAGATACCCCACGCAAGGAGCGAGACGTGTTCTGTTATTTCGACAACGACGTAAAAGTGCGAGCCCCGTACGATGCCCGCCAGCTGCTTGGCAAGCTTGGATTGGACAAGGACCTGCAAGCCACTCCAGGCGTGCTGTTTGACGAGGAGGCATGA
- a CDS encoding endonuclease/exonuclease/phosphatase family protein: protein MSQLDQNDPRLAPPVTSLRIMTVNVHKGFTFFNRKFILPELREAVSTHGADMVFLQEVHGEHHHHALRYGNWPTTPQYEYLADTMWPDFAYGRNAVYPHGDHGNALLSKFPILRYENRDISVLGTEERGLLHSVLDVPGHKEVHAICVHLGLQESHRREQLELLCKLVDSLPPDAPVIVAGDFNDWRKRADVILNGCGLREAFVSAHGAPAKSFPARWPLLCLDRIYVRNATTRGAQVLSRRPWSHLSDHAPLVVEVCL, encoded by the coding sequence ATGAGCCAACTCGATCAGAACGACCCACGTCTCGCCCCGCCGGTCACGTCGCTGCGCATCATGACGGTCAACGTGCACAAGGGTTTCACCTTCTTCAACCGCAAGTTCATTCTTCCCGAGCTGCGCGAGGCCGTCAGTACGCACGGCGCGGATATGGTCTTCCTTCAGGAAGTACACGGCGAGCATCATCATCATGCGCTACGCTATGGCAACTGGCCGACCACGCCGCAATACGAATACCTGGCCGATACCATGTGGCCGGACTTCGCCTACGGGCGCAACGCGGTGTACCCGCATGGCGACCACGGCAACGCGCTATTGTCCAAATTCCCCATCCTGCGCTACGAAAATCGTGACATATCGGTGCTCGGCACCGAGGAGCGAGGGCTGCTGCATTCGGTGCTCGACGTACCGGGACACAAGGAGGTCCACGCCATCTGTGTGCACCTCGGTTTACAGGAATCGCACCGCCGCGAGCAGCTGGAACTTTTATGCAAACTGGTGGACTCATTACCACCGGACGCGCCGGTCATCGTTGCGGGCGATTTCAACGACTGGCGCAAGCGTGCCGATGTGATTCTCAACGGCTGCGGTCTGCGCGAGGCGTTCGTGTCCGCGCATGGCGCCCCGGCGAAGAGTTTCCCAGCGCGATGGCCCCTGCTCTGCCTCGACCGAATCTACGTTCGTAATGCGACGACGCGCGGGGCACAGGTGCTTTCGCGCAGACCCTGGTCCCACCTTTCGGACCATGCGCCACTAGTAGTCGAGGTGTGCCTATGA
- the clsB gene encoding cardiolipin synthase ClsB, translating to MNFHWREGNEVELLINGEGFFPSVFESIRAAEKEILLETFIIFDDRVGRALKAALLEAAARGVQIDLTVDGYGTADLSSEFITEMAQAGIRMHMFDPAPRVLGMRTNLFRRLHRKIVVIDGEIGFIGGINFGADHMTDYGPMAKQDYAVKVRGPIVADLHRAALALVSRSPAVGNELPAVKPVTRHVGSVRMMLAIRDNEAHPTDIEEHYLQAFRSANYRLVVANAYFFPGYRVLRELRNAARRGVKVTLILQGQPDKAWVSAFSHLLYNYLLRDGVTIREYCERPLHGKVALVDREWCTVGSSNLDPLSLSLNLEANLFIRDPDLNQQLYDHLMELSEAQCEAITQKIALRGFWWRAPLISLSFHFIRRFPAMAGMLPAHTPKLQPLTTEEVLEELRQTGEIPCSDEKT from the coding sequence ATGAACTTCCATTGGCGGGAAGGCAATGAAGTCGAATTGCTCATCAACGGCGAAGGATTCTTCCCCAGTGTGTTCGAAAGCATTCGTGCTGCCGAGAAGGAAATCCTGCTCGAGACTTTCATCATTTTCGACGACCGGGTCGGTCGAGCACTGAAAGCAGCGTTGCTCGAAGCCGCCGCGCGCGGTGTACAGATCGACCTCACCGTCGACGGCTACGGCACGGCAGACCTCAGCAGCGAGTTCATCACCGAAATGGCCCAGGCCGGCATTCGCATGCACATGTTCGATCCCGCGCCTCGGGTGTTGGGCATGCGTACCAACCTGTTCAGGCGGCTGCATCGCAAGATCGTGGTCATCGACGGGGAGATTGGCTTCATTGGCGGGATCAACTTCGGCGCCGATCACATGACCGACTATGGCCCGATGGCCAAGCAGGACTATGCGGTGAAAGTACGCGGTCCGATCGTCGCCGATCTGCATCGCGCGGCGCTGGCTCTGGTCAGCCGCAGCCCGGCGGTCGGCAACGAGCTGCCTGCGGTCAAACCGGTTACCCGGCATGTCGGCTCGGTACGCATGATGCTGGCCATACGCGACAACGAGGCGCATCCGACCGACATTGAGGAGCACTACCTTCAGGCATTCCGCTCGGCCAACTATCGGCTGGTGGTGGCGAATGCCTACTTTTTCCCCGGGTATCGAGTGCTGCGCGAGCTACGCAACGCCGCGCGACGGGGAGTCAAGGTAACGCTGATCCTGCAGGGTCAGCCGGACAAGGCATGGGTCAGTGCATTCTCGCATCTGCTTTACAACTATCTGTTGCGTGACGGGGTGACCATTCGTGAATACTGCGAACGTCCACTACACGGCAAGGTAGCCCTGGTCGACCGCGAATGGTGCACGGTGGGTTCGAGCAATCTCGATCCGCTGAGCCTGTCGTTGAACCTTGAGGCCAACCTGTTCATTCGCGACCCGGATCTGAACCAGCAGCTCTATGACCATCTGATGGAGCTTTCCGAAGCCCAGTGTGAAGCCATCACTCAGAAAATTGCGCTCCGAGGGTTCTGGTGGCGGGCTCCGCTGATATCCCTGAGCTTCCATTTCATCCGCCGCTTCCCGGCTATGGCCGGTATGCTGCCGGCCCACACTCCCAAGCTGCAGCCACTGACCACCGAAGAGGTTCTGGAGGAACTGCGGCAGACGGGCGAGATTCCC